One part of the Methermicoccus shengliensis DSM 18856 genome encodes these proteins:
- the nuoL gene encoding NADH-quinone oxidoreductase subunit L yields the protein MQESTLMLFAVLVPLLPVFGFVLTLFAGRKLPHDGALIPIVAIAGSTVLSVVLLVAIYPTGMALHYSWHWFSFVNIGVLVDPLSVAMICMVSFVSLLIHIYAVGYMKGDPGGARYFAETSLFTAGMLGVALADNLFLFFLCWELVGLCSYLLIGFWYRKPSAASAAKKAFLVTRVGDMLFLAGIFVLYANMVNVAPQSPYPLALTEVFRYVSAIPPDQLTLIALLFFGGAVGKSGQFPLHIWLPDAMEGPTTVSALIHAATMVTAGVYLVARTFPLFIAAPHALTVVAYVGAFTAFFAATMGLVMNDIKRVLAYSTISQLGYMMLALGAGAVVGVVAVGIALFHLISHAFFKALLFLCAGSVIHSTGTNDLRLMGGLYSKMKITAITMLIGAAALAGIPLFSGFYSKDAIIEASLEYGLVSYHFLPYLLGIITVLLTGIYIFRLWFMAFTGTCRLPEEQAAHVHESPAVMTVPLAILALFALLFGGVVNSWLAHNAFVDYVSSTFGTNVLSLDIGSLAAIGGHVLVHERAVSTAVALLPAALALLGLFIAWLIYGKRVVAPESIISHRNSLYRLLINRYYQGVVCDIISMDVIFGLARLARWLEGTLINGSIWLITVLGFFFGELLRRVQSGVVRNYAAVVALGTGLLILGLELWRWL from the coding sequence ATGCAGGAATCTACGCTCATGCTCTTTGCGGTGCTCGTGCCCCTGCTCCCCGTATTCGGGTTTGTGCTCACGCTGTTTGCTGGCAGAAAGCTTCCCCATGATGGGGCACTGATACCCATTGTTGCGATTGCTGGCTCCACCGTGCTCTCGGTGGTGTTGCTGGTTGCCATATACCCCACTGGGATGGCGTTGCACTACTCGTGGCACTGGTTCTCGTTTGTGAACATAGGCGTGCTCGTCGACCCCCTTTCGGTGGCGATGATATGCATGGTCTCCTTCGTGTCCCTGCTCATCCACATCTATGCAGTGGGCTACATGAAGGGCGACCCGGGTGGGGCGAGATACTTTGCCGAGACCTCACTGTTCACCGCTGGCATGCTCGGCGTGGCGCTCGCAGACAACCTGTTCCTGTTCTTTTTGTGCTGGGAGCTCGTGGGACTGTGCTCCTACTTACTCATAGGTTTCTGGTACAGAAAACCCTCTGCAGCCTCTGCTGCCAAGAAGGCGTTTTTGGTCACGAGAGTGGGGGACATGCTCTTTCTGGCGGGCATATTCGTGCTGTATGCCAACATGGTGAACGTGGCTCCACAGAGCCCGTATCCCCTCGCGCTCACCGAGGTGTTCAGGTATGTTTCGGCCATCCCGCCAGACCAGCTCACCCTGATTGCACTGCTGTTCTTTGGTGGTGCGGTGGGTAAGAGCGGTCAGTTCCCCTTGCACATATGGCTGCCGGATGCGATGGAGGGTCCCACTACGGTGTCTGCCCTCATACACGCAGCCACAATGGTGACCGCTGGTGTGTATCTCGTTGCCCGCACCTTCCCCTTGTTCATTGCCGCCCCCCACGCCCTCACGGTGGTCGCCTACGTCGGGGCATTTACCGCATTCTTTGCGGCCACGATGGGTCTGGTGATGAACGACATCAAGCGGGTGCTCGCCTACTCCACCATCAGCCAGCTGGGATACATGATGCTCGCACTGGGTGCGGGTGCCGTCGTCGGGGTGGTGGCCGTGGGCATCGCCCTGTTCCATCTGATTTCGCACGCCTTCTTCAAGGCGCTGCTGTTTCTGTGTGCTGGAAGTGTGATTCACAGCACTGGCACCAATGACCTGCGGCTCATGGGAGGCCTGTACTCTAAGATGAAAATAACAGCGATAACGATGCTCATAGGGGCTGCGGCGCTCGCGGGTATCCCGCTCTTCAGTGGCTTTTACTCAAAGGATGCCATCATAGAGGCTTCGCTCGAGTATGGGCTCGTCTCCTATCACTTCCTGCCATATCTGCTGGGCATCATCACGGTGCTGCTCACTGGCATCTACATCTTCAGGCTGTGGTTCATGGCGTTTACTGGCACGTGCAGGCTCCCAGAGGAGCAGGCTGCCCACGTGCACGAGTCTCCTGCAGTGATGACGGTGCCCCTCGCCATTCTGGCGCTGTTTGCCCTGCTGTTTGGAGGGGTGGTGAACTCGTGGCTTGCCCACAATGCCTTCGTGGACTATGTGAGCAGCACCTTTGGCACCAACGTACTCTCCCTCGACATCGGGAGCCTTGCGGCAATTGGGGGGCACGTGCTGGTGCACGAGCGTGCGGTGAGCACTGCAGTTGCGCTGCTGCCGGCTGCCCTCGCCCTCCTCGGGCTGTTCATCGCATGGCTCATCTATGGAAAGAGGGTAGTGGCACCAGAGAGCATCATCTCACATCGCAACAGCCTGTATAGGCTGCTCATCAACCGCTACTATCAGGGCGTGGTGTGCGACATAATATCCATGGACGTCATCTTTGGGCTCGCTCGGCTCGCTCGCTGGCTCGAAGGGACTCTCATAAACGGCTCCATATGGCTAATCACGGTGCTGGGCTTCTTCTTTGGAGAGCTGCTGCGCCGTGTGCAGAGTGGCGTGGTGAGGAACTATGCCGCCGTGGTGGCACTGGGCACTGGGCTTCTGATCCTTGGGCTTGAGCTTTGGAGGTGGCTCTGA
- a CDS encoding complex I subunit 4 family protein, which yields MYVASAIMVCFAGALVSYMAKGHARAVALIFSLVPLALFGYMYALVGTAYTEAHPWITPLGIQLSFAIDGLSMALVLLTAILFPLTIVYAWNHDQRPGLFFSLLLLLEAALIGVFTATDFIVFYICWELTLIPLYFVVGLFGGERREHAAIKFFIYTHVGSLVMLLAIFALYFASGLSTFDMHSLMGAYAQLPPALRDLIFAGLLVGFIVKLPAVPFHGWLPDAYGEAPTAGTVLIAGLLSKMGAYGLLRISLPMLGVTHSVGLFTTLLAVLGVGGIVYASLVALAQRDLKQMVAYSSVSHMGFVLLAVASLSAVSVSGAMFMLFSHGLIIALLFMAVGVVHERAGTRLIPELGGITHRMPVLAFLVMGGFLASLGLPGMSGFVAEFLTLTGAYPSLPTFVLAALFGMIITASYYIWAMQRAFFGPYNERLGEVMDVGATQAVPMAVLLGLVVLLGLYPAPLLGMLEKVATSLVMGVLL from the coding sequence ATGTACGTGGCATCGGCGATCATGGTATGCTTTGCAGGCGCCCTCGTATCGTATATGGCGAAGGGACATGCAAGGGCGGTGGCTCTCATCTTCAGCCTCGTGCCCCTTGCGCTGTTCGGATACATGTATGCCCTTGTTGGTACGGCATACACAGAGGCACATCCATGGATAACTCCGCTCGGAATCCAGCTCAGCTTTGCCATCGATGGGCTGTCCATGGCTCTGGTGCTGCTCACAGCGATACTGTTTCCGCTCACGATTGTGTATGCATGGAACCATGACCAGAGACCGGGGCTGTTCTTCTCTCTGCTGCTTCTGCTGGAGGCAGCCCTGATAGGGGTGTTCACTGCCACCGACTTCATAGTGTTCTACATCTGCTGGGAGCTCACCCTCATTCCGCTGTACTTTGTGGTGGGGCTGTTCGGTGGCGAGCGCAGGGAGCATGCCGCCATCAAGTTCTTCATATACACGCACGTGGGGAGCCTCGTGATGCTGCTTGCCATCTTTGCCCTGTACTTTGCCAGCGGGCTCTCCACGTTTGACATGCATTCTCTCATGGGTGCGTATGCCCAGCTTCCACCAGCCCTGCGGGACCTCATATTCGCAGGGCTGCTCGTGGGCTTCATCGTGAAGCTTCCCGCCGTGCCTTTCCATGGCTGGCTTCCAGATGCATACGGGGAGGCTCCGACTGCGGGCACGGTGCTCATCGCTGGGCTGCTCTCCAAGATGGGGGCTTATGGACTCCTTCGGATATCGCTGCCCATGCTGGGTGTGACCCACTCCGTGGGGCTGTTCACAACGCTGCTCGCCGTGCTCGGCGTGGGCGGCATCGTGTATGCCTCGCTGGTCGCCCTTGCCCAGAGGGACCTCAAGCAGATGGTGGCATACTCCTCTGTGTCCCACATGGGCTTTGTGCTGCTCGCCGTGGCCTCCCTCTCGGCGGTCTCGGTATCTGGGGCGATGTTCATGCTGTTCTCCCATGGGCTCATCATCGCACTGCTGTTCATGGCAGTGGGTGTGGTGCACGAGAGGGCTGGCACGAGGCTCATACCAGAGCTTGGTGGCATTACCCACAGGATGCCGGTGCTGGCGTTCCTCGTGATGGGCGGCTTCTTGGCATCGCTGGGTCTGCCCGGCATGAGTGGGTTTGTTGCCGAGTTCCTGACCCTCACGGGGGCATATCCCAGCCTTCCCACGTTTGTTCTGGCAGCCCTCTTTGGGATGATCATCACCGCCTCGTACTACATCTGGGCGATGCAGCGAGCGTTCTTTGGACCATACAACGAGAGGCTGGGTGAGGTCATGGACGTTGGAGCCACTCAGGCAGTGCCCATGGCGGTGCTGCTTGGACTGGTGGTGCTGCTCGGGCTTTACCCAGCCCCCTTGCTTGGCATGCTTGAGAAGGTTGCGACCAGCCTCGTGATGGGGGTGCTGCTATGA